In Methanobacterium paludis, the following proteins share a genomic window:
- the larB gene encoding nickel pincer cofactor biosynthesis protein LarB: MREILQKLINGEISAEEAEKMLKTSQILELEDFAKLDTGRDVRTGVPETIFAEGKDDEEIVKIILASEGRVIVTRLQNERYDAIKDDLTVLTDKGFKLEYNKRANILVIRDHEIEKIGKIGIITAGTSDIPVAEEARVVAEEAGCEVVRAYDVGVAGIHRLFSHVRKMIEEDVKVIIVVAGMEGALPSVVAGLVDIPVVGVPTSVGYGVGEGGFTALYAMLQSCAPGIAVVNIDNGFGAAVFAVTILRSIH; encoded by the coding sequence ATGAGGGAAATACTTCAAAAACTTATAAACGGGGAAATTTCGGCAGAAGAAGCTGAAAAAATGCTTAAAACCTCGCAGATCCTGGAGTTAGAGGATTTTGCAAAGTTAGACACAGGCCGTGATGTTAGAACAGGCGTTCCAGAAACAATTTTTGCGGAGGGTAAGGATGACGAGGAGATCGTAAAAATAATCCTGGCAAGTGAGGGGCGCGTAATTGTAACCCGACTTCAAAATGAGAGATACGATGCCATAAAAGATGATCTAACGGTGTTAACTGATAAAGGTTTTAAACTGGAGTACAATAAAAGAGCCAACATCTTAGTGATCAGGGACCATGAAATCGAGAAAATAGGTAAAATTGGCATAATAACAGCAGGTACCTCAGATATTCCAGTTGCAGAAGAGGCCAGAGTAGTTGCAGAGGAAGCAGGATGTGAAGTGGTAAGGGCGTACGACGTGGGAGTTGCAGGAATCCACAGGCTATTTTCTCACGTCAGGAAAATGATCGAGGAAGACGTTAAGGTAATTATAGTGGTTGCAGGGATGGAAGGAGCATTACCATCTGTTGTAGCAGGTCTTGTGGATATTCCAGTTGTTGGCGTGCCAACATCCGTTGGATACGGAGTTGGAGAAGGAGGATTTACGGCACTTTATGCAATGCTTCAATCATGCGCCCCGGGAATTGCAGTTGTGAACATAGATAATGGATTTGGAGCTGCTGTTTTCGCTGTTACCATCCTTAGATCCATACATTAA